The following proteins come from a genomic window of Aquimarina sp. MAR_2010_214:
- a CDS encoding DNA gyrase/topoisomerase IV subunit A: MDLENENEELHHDVNPEDHEPQEVITKVTGMYKDWFLDYASYVILERAVPAIEDGLKPVQRRILHSMKDLDDGRYNKVANIVGHTMQYHPHGDASIADAMVQVGQKELLIDMQGNWGNILTGDRAAASRYIEARLSKFALDVVYNPKVTDWQLSYDGRKKEPINLPVKFPLLLAQGAEGIAVGLSTKILPHNFIELIDASIKHLQGKRFTILPDFPTSGIADFTNYNDGNRGGKVRVRAEISQYEKNTLVINEIPFSTTTTSLIDSILKANEKGKIKIKKIEDNTAAKVEILIHLPSGISPDKTIDALYAFTNCEVSISPLGCVIEDNKPNFIGVSEMLRRSTDNTVELLKKELEIQLEELQEQWHFASLERIFIENRIYRDIEEVETWPGVIEAIDKGLQPHIKHLKRAITEEDIVRLTEIRIKRISKFDIDKAQQKIDALEEDIAQVKHNLEHLIEFAIDYFKRLKTTYGKGKERKTEIKIFDDIEATKVVIRNTKLYVNREEGFIGTSLRKDEYVADCSDIDDIICFTGEGKLMITKVGSKTFIGKNIIHIAVFKKKDKRTIYNMIYQDGKGGASYVKRFAVTGVTRDKEYDLAQGKKGSKITYFSANPNGEAEVITIFLRQAGSIKKLKFDLDFADLLIKGRGVKGNIVTKYNIKRVELKEQGVSTLKPRRIWFDDSVQRLNVDGRGELLGEFRGEDRLLVITQKGNAKTIIPEMTLHFSSDMIVLEKWKPKKPISAIYWDGEKERYYIKRFLIEHPEREETFITEHQKSFLEVVSTDYRPMAEIVFTKLRGKDQRPNEEINLEEFISIKGSKALGNQLTTHKVKQINLLDSLPYEEEEDLPTEEIEVIEEENVSPETTNNQASAKSLDNDNDAGEEGEQASLF; the protein is encoded by the coding sequence ATGGATTTGGAAAACGAAAACGAAGAACTACATCACGATGTAAACCCTGAAGACCACGAACCACAAGAGGTGATTACTAAGGTCACAGGAATGTACAAAGACTGGTTTTTGGATTATGCATCTTATGTAATCTTAGAGCGAGCAGTACCGGCAATTGAAGATGGTTTAAAACCAGTACAACGTCGTATTCTTCATTCTATGAAGGATCTCGATGATGGTCGATATAATAAAGTGGCCAATATTGTAGGGCACACGATGCAGTATCATCCCCATGGTGATGCCAGTATCGCTGATGCGATGGTACAAGTTGGACAAAAAGAATTGCTGATTGATATGCAAGGTAACTGGGGTAATATCCTTACCGGTGATAGAGCAGCCGCATCGAGATATATAGAAGCCCGGTTATCTAAATTTGCATTAGATGTAGTATACAATCCCAAAGTTACCGATTGGCAATTATCATATGATGGTAGAAAGAAAGAACCTATTAATCTTCCGGTTAAATTTCCATTGTTGTTAGCACAAGGTGCAGAAGGAATAGCCGTTGGATTAAGCACCAAGATTCTTCCTCATAATTTTATAGAATTAATAGATGCATCTATAAAGCATTTGCAAGGAAAACGATTTACTATCTTGCCTGATTTTCCTACGTCAGGTATTGCAGATTTTACAAACTATAATGATGGTAACCGTGGCGGTAAAGTTAGGGTACGTGCCGAGATATCTCAATATGAGAAGAATACTTTGGTTATAAATGAGATACCATTTTCTACAACCACCACATCTTTAATAGATTCTATTCTTAAGGCTAATGAAAAAGGAAAGATAAAGATTAAGAAAATAGAAGATAATACTGCAGCAAAAGTAGAGATATTAATACATCTTCCTTCTGGTATCTCCCCTGATAAAACGATCGATGCACTTTATGCATTTACAAACTGCGAAGTGTCTATATCACCATTAGGATGTGTTATAGAAGATAATAAACCAAACTTTATTGGTGTTTCAGAAATGCTACGTCGTTCTACAGATAATACAGTAGAATTACTGAAAAAGGAACTGGAAATTCAATTAGAAGAATTACAGGAACAATGGCATTTTGCTTCACTAGAAAGAATATTTATCGAAAACCGTATCTACCGGGATATAGAAGAAGTAGAAACATGGCCAGGGGTGATTGAAGCTATTGATAAAGGATTACAACCTCATATTAAACATCTAAAACGAGCGATTACCGAGGAAGATATTGTACGTCTAACAGAAATTCGAATTAAGCGTATTTCTAAATTTGATATAGATAAAGCACAACAAAAAATAGATGCACTTGAAGAAGATATAGCCCAGGTAAAACACAATCTTGAGCACCTTATAGAGTTTGCTATAGATTACTTTAAAAGGCTAAAAACTACATATGGTAAAGGAAAAGAACGTAAGACCGAAATCAAGATTTTTGATGATATTGAAGCGACCAAAGTAGTAATTCGAAATACAAAACTATATGTAAATCGAGAAGAAGGGTTTATAGGTACTTCATTACGTAAGGATGAGTATGTAGCAGATTGTTCTGATATTGATGATATTATTTGTTTTACAGGAGAAGGAAAATTGATGATTACCAAAGTTGGATCAAAGACCTTTATTGGTAAAAATATAATTCATATAGCTGTCTTTAAGAAAAAAGATAAACGTACAATTTATAATATGATTTATCAAGATGGTAAGGGTGGAGCATCATATGTTAAGCGATTTGCCGTTACAGGAGTAACAAGAGATAAAGAATATGACCTTGCACAAGGAAAAAAAGGATCAAAAATCACTTATTTCTCTGCTAATCCAAATGGTGAGGCTGAGGTAATTACTATTTTCTTACGACAAGCAGGAAGTATCAAAAAATTAAAATTTGATCTCGACTTTGCAGATTTATTAATCAAAGGTAGAGGGGTAAAAGGTAATATTGTTACCAAATATAATATCAAGCGAGTTGAATTGAAAGAACAAGGAGTATCTACTCTAAAACCACGAAGAATCTGGTTTGACGATTCGGTACAACGCCTTAATGTAGATGGAAGAGGAGAATTATTAGGTGAATTTAGAGGAGAGGATCGTCTTTTGGTTATTACCCAAAAAGGGAATGCAAAAACAATAATTCCCGAAATGACATTGCATTTCAGTTCGGATATGATTGTTTTAGAAAAATGGAAACCCAAAAAACCAATATCTGCAATATATTGGGATGGAGAGAAAGAACGATACTATATAAAACGTTTCCTAATAGAACACCCAGAGCGAGAAGAAACTTTTATTACAGAGCACCAAAAGTCTTTCTTAGAAGTTGTCTCTACAGATTATAGACCTATGGCAGAAATAGTATTTACTAAGCTAAGAGGTAAAGATCAACGACCCAATGAAGAAATAAATCTCGAAGAATTTATATCCATAAAAGGATCAAAAGCATTAGGAAATCAATTAACTACACATAAAGTAAAACAGATTAATCTGCTGGATTCATTACCGTATGAAGAAGAAGAAGATCTTCCTACCGAAGAAATCGAAGTGATAGAAGAAGAAAATGTGTCTCCTGAAACAACCAACAATCAAGCTTCAGCAAAATCTTTAGATAATGATAATGATGCAGGTGAAGAAGGAGAGCAGGCGAGTTTATTTTGA